The Molothrus ater isolate BHLD 08-10-18 breed brown headed cowbird chromosome 1, BPBGC_Mater_1.1, whole genome shotgun sequence genome includes a window with the following:
- the LOC118700056 gene encoding accumulation-associated protein-like, which produces MAPGLRAQEPGSPMAPGTPAQEPGSAMAPGTPAQEPGSAMAPGTPAQEPGSAMAPGTPAQEPGSAMAPGTPAQEPGSPMAPGTPAQEPGSPMAPGMRAQEPGSPMAPGTPAQEPGSPMAPGMRAQEPGSPMAPGMRAQEPGSAMAPGMPAQEPGSPMAPGMQAQEPGSAMAPGMRAQEPQPAQAPGARPHQSGTCHGLQARSSGHCSSSYSFPFSGKARESWGMCLKIW; this is translated from the coding sequence ATGGCCCCGGGATTGCGAGCCCAGGAACCGGGATCACCCATGGCCCCGGGAACGCCAGCCCAGGAGCCGGGATCAGCCATGGCCCCGGGAACGCCAGCCCAGGAGCCGGGATCAGCCATGGCCCCGGGAACGCCAGCCCAGGAGCCGGGATCAGCCATGGCCCCGGGAACGCCAGCCCAGGAGCCGGGATCAGCCATGGCCCCGGGAACACCAGCCCAGGAGCCGGGATCACCCATGGCCCCGGGAACGCCAGCCCAGGAGCCGGGATCACCCATGGCCCCGGGAATGCGAGCCCAGGAGCCGGGATCACCCATGGCCCCGGGAACGCCAGCCCAGGAGCCGGGATCACCCATGGCCCCGGGAATGCGAGCCCAGGAGCCGGGATCACCCATGGCCCCGGGAATGCGAGCCCAGGAGCCGGGATCAGCCATGGCCCCGGGAATGCCAGCCCAGGAGCCGGGATCACCCATGGCCCCGGGAATGCAAGCCCAGGAGCCGGGATCAGCCATGGCCCCGGGAATGCGAGCCCAGGAGCCGCAGCCCGCTCAGGCTCCGGGAGCTCGGCCACATCAAAGTGGGACGTGCCACGGCCTCCAAGCGCGGAGCAGTGGCCACTGCTCTTCAAGTTAcagctttcccttctctgggAAGGCCAGGGAGAGTTGGGGGATGTGTTTGAAGATCTGGTGA